GCAGCACGGTGGCCGTCCCGAAACACACGGAGGCACCCAGAGCACACACCATTCCAAAGAGCACGAAGTGACCTTAGGGGAGGTGGTGAGGGGTGGGTTGGTTTCGGACCAGCTCTCACTGATCTCCAACTGTCCGCCGGACACGAGCCGTATCCCCCAGGCCGTGTCCGCGAGCGGCCGGCGAAAACGCGTTGTCGCACCCCGTCGGATCGCGTTACGGTCGGCGCACTCTGACGCACACGCTCTCTGGAACCATCGCCGCAGTACGGGAGCAGGTCCGCGCGCAGCGCGCGGCACCACGGAGGGGCGGCACCGGATCCGGCCGACCGGCCGATCTCGTACGCCCTCCGGAGGACACTCCCATGAACATCGGCCTCGGCCTCCCCATCGACGACCCCGCCCAGCTGCTCACCTGGGCCCGGCGCGCCGACGCGAGCCCCTTCAGCACCCTCGGCCTGCTCGACCGCCTCGTCTACGACAACCCCGAGCCCCTCGTCACCCTTGCGATCCTCGCCGGCGCCACGTCCCGCATCCGCGTCCAGACCGAGGTACTGATCGCACCTCTCCACAACACCGCCCTGCTCGCCAAGCAGACCGCGACCCTCGACCGCCTCTCCGGCGGCCGCTTCACGCTCGGCATCGGTGTCGGAGGCCGCGAGGACGACTGCCTGGCCGCCGGCACCGACCTCCACCGCCGAGGCCGCCGCCTCGACGAACAGATGACCCTGCTGCGCCGCGCCTGGTCCGGCGAGCCGTACGGCGAGGGCATCGGCCCCCTCGGCCCCACCCCCGCCACCCCCGGTGGCCCGGAGGTCCTGTTCGGCGGCTTCGCCCCCGCTGCCCTCGAACGCGTCGGCCGCTTCGGCGACGGCTTCCTCGGCGCCGCCCTGCCGCCCTCCTTCATGTCCAACCTGTTCCGCGCCGCCGAAACGGCCTGGCAGAAACACGACCGCGCCGGCCACCCCCGTCTGGTCGCCCAGGCGAACGTCGCTCTCGGCCCCGACGACACCCTGGACCGGGCCCGCCGCAACCTCCGCGACTACTACGCCTTCAGCGGCCACGTCGAGTACATGGAGGCCGGCCTGCTCACCACACCGCGGCATATCCGCGAGGCCGCCGACGCCTACGTCGGCATCGGGGCCGACGAGGTGATGCTCTACTGCTGGGCCTCGGACGCCGACCAGGTCGACCGCCTCGCCGACGTGCTGTTCTGACGTCCTGCACCGCCCAGGCTTCGAGGCCCGCGGCCCATGTCCCGGCCTCGAAGCCGTCGCTCGTATGGTGGACGCCGCACCGGGGCCGTTCTCCGTGCCCGGTAGGCTGGCCGACAGGCCGTGACTGGCGCGCTGGGATGGGACGGACCATCGGGGAGCGGCCTGTGAGTGACCAAGTGCCGTGCGCCTGGGCCGAACCGTGATCCGTGACCGCTTCAAGCCACGCAGCCCGGAGGCCGCCATGTCAGAGCAGCAGCCCCTGTCCACCGAGTCCACGGCCTTCCGCGCCGCCCTCGACGTGATCCGCGCCGTCGAGCCGCGCGTCGCCGACGCCATCGGCCAGGAGGTCCACGACCAGCGCGAGATGCTCAAGCTGATCGCCTCCGAGAACTACGCCTCCCCGGCCACCCTCCTCGCGATGGGCAACTGGTTCAGCGACAAGTACGCCGAGGGCACCGTCGGCCGCCGCTTCTACGCCGGCTGTCGCAACGTCGACACCGTCGAGTCCCTGGCCGCCGAGCACGCCAAGGAGCTCTTCGGCGCCCGGCACGCCTATGTCCAGCCGCACTCCGGCATCGACGCCAACCTCGTCGCCTTCTGGTCCGTCCTCGCCCAGCGTGTCGAGGTCCCCGCCCTGGAGAAGGCCGGCGTCCGCCAGGTCAACGACCTCTCCGACGCCGACTGGGCCGAGCTCCGCCAGGCGTTCGGCAACCAGCGCATGCTCGGTATGTCCCTGGACGCCGGCGGCCACCTCACCCACGGCTTCCGACCCAACATCTCGGGCAAGATGTTCGACCAGCGCTCCTACGGCACCGACCCCTCCACCGGTCTGGTCGACTACGACGCGCTGCGCGCCTCGGCCCGTGAGTTCAAGCCGCTGATCATCGTCGCCGGCTACTCGGCCTACCCCCGTCTGGTGAACTTCCGGATCATGCGCGAGATCGCCGACGAGGTCGGCGCCACGCTCATGGTCGACATGGCGCACTTCGCCGGTCTCGTCGCCGGCAAGGTTCTCACCGGCGACTTCGACCCGGTCCCGCACGCCCAGATCGTCACCACCACCACCCACAAGTCGCTGCGCGGCCCGCGCGGCGGCATGGTGCTGTGCGACGACTCCCTCAAGGACCAGGTCGACCGCGGCTGCCCGATGGTCCTCGGCGGCCCCCTCCCGCACGTCATGGCCGCCAAGGCCGTCGCCCTCGCCGAGGCACGTCAGCCCTCCTTCCAGGACTACGCCCAGCGGATCGTCGACAACTCCCGCGCCCTGGCCGAGGGCCTGATGCGCCGCGGCGCCACCCTGGTCACCGGCGGCACCGACAACCACCTCAACCTGATCGACGTCGCCACCTCCTACGGCCTCACCGGCCGACAGGCCGAGGCCGCCCTGCTCGAGTCGGGCATCGTCACCAACCGCAACGCCATCCCGGCCGACCCCAACGGCGCCTGGTACACCTCCGGCATCCGCATCGGCACCCCGGCCCTGACCACCCGTGGCCTGGGCACCGCCGAGATGGACGAGGTCGCCGGTCTCATCGACCGCGTCCTCACCACCACGGAGTCCGGCACCACCAAGTCGGGAGCGCCCTCCAAGGCCCAGCACGTCCTGGACCCGAAGGTCGCGGACGAGATCTCCCACCGGGCGACCGACCTCGTGGCCGGCTTCCCGCTGTACCCGGAGATCGACCTCGGCTGATCCGCGTCCTCTCTCGTCCTCTCTTGAGTTGTCAAAGACCGGTGACTCCTAGAGATCGATGAGTTCCTGTCGTGGCTCATCCCGCGGCGGTTCGGCTCCTGGCCCGACCGCCGCGCGGCGTATCAGCCGCGTGCCTCCGACTCCCGCTGCGAATCCCACGACGAGCCCCGGCACCGCCCACCACACGCCATGTTCCGGGCCCGCCGAGGTCTTGGCCCCCTCTTTTTCCTGCCCCTCCGCGGGGCCGCCGACGAGGCCCGCCCGGTCCAGCCGATCGAAAACCGCTTGCGGCGCCCGGTGCCAGCGGATGTCGTCGTCCTCCCGCTCCGGTGCCGGATCCGAGCGCACCCACGGCGTGCCGTCCCCCGTCAGGAACAGCTGGTCCTGCCGCGCCACCGCCACATCACCCCCCGGCGCCGAATCCGTCCGAGGCCAGCCACCGACACCCGTCAGCCCCCACACGACGGTGAACCGCACCGCCGGATACCGGCCCTCCTCCCAGGCGCCGGGCACTTGCTCCGTGCCCGGGTACGTCGGCTGCAGCAGCTGCCACAGGCGGGTGAAGTACGGCTCGTCGGAACGCACGGCCTCGGTCCGGCCCGAGCCGCCGGTGACGACCATCGCCAGGTCGGGCCGGTCGAGGCCCGCTCCCCGCGTCTGCTGTGCCGCGGCGGCGGCCGCCGCCCCGAGCACGGTCACCGCCCCCACCACCGTTGCCAGCGCTACCAACGCCCTGCGCGGCCCGAGCCGCATCCCTGTGTGTCTGCTCCGCACTGCCATCCCCCTCGATCGGTCAGCCTCGCTGTCTCCAGCTCGCCGACACCTCCTTTCGTCACAGATCACGCAGTTCCTGCCGAGGCCCAGGCTCCCGGCGCACACGGTCCCCTCGCATCCGCAGAGCGAACGGCCGCAGCACGAGCGCCAGTACCGCTCCGGCCGCGAGCCCCGGAAGCGCCCACCACCACTCGGTGCCGTCGTCCGGCGTGGAGGACGGGCCCGCAGACGCCTCCGTGGGCACCACCCCCGCATCGGTCCACGGCTCCTGCCCGGGCGCGGGGAAGATGGCATGGCCCTCGCCGGAGACCTTGCCCATCACTCCCAATTCCTTCAGCAGGGCGCGCAGTTGAGGTGGATTCTTTGTGCGGTGCCAGTGGCCGTTCACCGACTCGGGGACGCGCTCCGCGGTGTGTATCCACACCTCGTCCGTGTCGGCCAGCGGGAAGACCTGGTCCAGCCGCCACGGTGAGACGTCGTGCGCCATCCACGTGACGTTGATCTGCCGGGCGGCAAGCAGATTCGCCTCGGGTGGTGTGGTGCGGGCGCCCGCACCCGGAGGGCCGAGCAGCCGCTCCAACTCCCCGTATTCCTCGTCGGAGTAGTAGAGCGACGCCGTCTCCCCGCTCTCCGGCGAGACCACGAGCACGCTCGTCGGTCCGCCCGCCGATGCGGAGGGCGCACCCCACACCGTCAGCGCGAGCGCCACCGCCAACGCGCCCGATCCGGCCGCCAGTTCACGACAGCGGCCCCCTCGTCCAGCCACACGCCTCTTCATGCCGACCCCCAACAGACGATCCTGTGCGGCCCGTCCGCGAGCCGCGTGTCACTTCTGGTACACCGCCCGGCCCGTCGGGGTTCCCACCCCGCGCGCACTAATCCGAGGACTTCTCGGCGCCCTCGTGCCCCGGCTCGCCGAGGGACTTCGCGATCTCCACAGCCCGCGCCTTCGACGTGGCCCCCTCCAGTCGCAGCGTCACGTCGGGCACGTCCAGGACACCCGGCCCGTGCATCCACAGCAGCGTCGGACCGGCGGTCCGCTGCTCGCGGGCGTAGTGGGAGCCGGCCGCGTCCACCAGCCAGAAGCTCAGCAGGTGGGGCCGCGGAAACCACAGAGCCGTGTCATGGGCCCCACCGAGCTCCGAGGAGTCCCCGTCCAGCGAGAGCAACTCCGGCTGCTCCCGCACACGCTTGGTGAAGCCGATGTCCAGACGGGCCGGATACTCGTCCAGCCGTATGGTGTCCCCCCGCTCATGCCAGCACAGGCTGACCAGAGACCGCCCCTGCGGCTCGGTCGTCACCGTGACCACGTCCGGAGCGCCGAGCGCCGACGGCACCAGCGGTTCGAACCCCGCCCGCCGCTCGGCCTGCGCGAGCGACACCGAGCGACCGCAGCCGGGCACCTCGGCCCTCGGCGAGGGCACCGCCGAAGGGTCGTACCGCACCTCGACCCCGCCGAAGTCGAACCAGTCCAGGACCGCCGCCCGCACCGGAGGCGTGAGCGCGAGGACCGCCAGCAGCCCGCACAGGGTCGCGGCCAGCGAACGCCACCGCAGCCGCGTCCACCGCCGCACCGCCCGCAGCCGCTCACCGGGCCCCGACGCCTGGGCCACCGGGACCGGCAGCCGCTCGGCGAGTATCTGCTCCAGCACCCGCTCCACCATCGACTCGGACCTGTCCGCACCCGGCGCGTCCAGCGAACGCCCGAGCGCCCGCAGCTCCTCGGGCAGCCGGGACGCACGCTCACGCGCGCTTCCTCCCGCGCCCTCACCGCCGTAGGACTCACTCACGCTCATCACCCCCTTCCCGAGGCGCGACATCCGGCAGCAGCTTGCCGAGCTTGCGCAGCGCGCGGTTCAGCCGGGACTTCACCGTCCCGCGGGGCCAGCCCAGGGCCTGGGCCGTCTCGGACTCGTCCATCTCCAGCAGATACCGGTAGGTGACGACCAGACGGTGCTCCTCGCTCAACTTCTCCAGCGCGGACCCCAGCGCGGCGCGGCGCTCTATCTCCACGGCCGCGACCGCCGGGTCCGCCGATTCCGGTATCAGCGGCTCGGCCTCCGCGAAGGCCGCCTCGCGGCCGGCGAGTGTGCGCTGGCGCGCCGCCGTCCGCACTGTGTTCCTCGTCTCATTGGCCACGATCGACATGAACCACGGCTTGAACGCCGAGCCCTCCTTGAAGCGGCCCAGCCCGCAGTACGCCTTGACGAAGGCCTGCTGCACCACGTCCTCCGCGTCCGCACCCGCCCCGAGCGCGGCGGCCGCTCGCATGGCGAGGCCCGTATGGGCCCGCACCAGCTCCGCGTACGCCTCCGGGTCTCCGGCGCGTACGCGTGCGATCACCTCGGCCTCATCGACGATGCGGCCCCCCTCCCGCGTCCTCACACCATGGGTACACCGCCCGGACGGAATCGGTTCCCACCCGTGGCACATCTGTTTCCGACTGGTTCCGGATCGGCCCCCGACACCTGAGAGAATGGTGGGCATGGCCTCTGACCGACCCCGCGTGCTCTCCGGAATCCAGCCCACCGCAGGCTCGTTCCACCTCGGCAACTACCTCGGCGCCGTCCGCCAGTGGGTGGCTCTTCAGGAGTCCCACGACGCGTTCTACATGGTCGTCGACCTGCACGCGATCACGGTTCCGCAGGACCCGAAGGAGCTCACGGGCAACACCCGCCTGGCCGCCGCGCAGCTTCTCGCCGCGGGCCTCGACCCGGAGCGCTGCACGCTCTTCGTCCAGAGCCACGTCCCCGAGCACGCCCAGCTCGCCTGGGTCATGAACTGCCTCACCGGATTCGGCGAGGCCTCCCGCATGACCCAGTTCAAGGACAAGTCCGCCCGCCAGGGTGCCGACAGCGCGAGCGTGGGCCTGTTCACGTACCCGATCCTCCAGGTCGCGGACATCCTGCTCTACCAGGCCAACGAGGTCCCGGTGGGTGAGGACCAGCGCCAGCACGTCGAACTGACCCGTGACCTCGCCACGCGCTTCAACGGCCGCTTCGGCGAGACCTTCACGATCCCGAAGCCGTACATCCTCAAGGAGACGGCGAAGATCTACGACCTCCAGGACCCGTCGATCAAGATGAGCAAGTCGGCGTCCACACCGAAGGGCCTCATCAACCTCCTCGACGAGCCGAAGGCCACCGCCAAGAAGGTCAAGAGCGCGGTCACGGACACCGACACCGTCATCCGCTACGACGCCGAGAACAAGCCGGGCGTCAGCAACCTGCTCACCATCTACTCGACCCTGACCGGCACCGGCATCGCCGAGCTGGAGCAGCAGTACGAGGGAAAGCTCTACGGCGCGCTCAAGACGGACCTCGCCGAGATCGTCGTCGAGTTCGTGACGCCGTTCCGGGAGCGGACCCAGCAGTATCTGGACGACCCGGAGACGCTGGACTCGATCCTGGCCAAGGGCGCGGAGAAGGCGCGCGCGGTCGCCGCGGAGACCCTCTCCCAGACGTACGAGAAGGTGGGCTTCCTGCCCGCGAAACACTGATCGCCGCGGCCGGCGGTACCGACCGCCGGTCGCCGGGGCGTACCACCGCACACCAGCACCACCGGACAGAGCGCTGCACATCACTATGCCTGCGCCTGCCCACAGCACAGCCGTGGCCGTACAGTCGATAGCCGGACGGCTGGGAACGAATCCGACAGGACGACAGGGACGAACAGGAGACGACGTGGGGACCGTAACGATCGGTGTGTCGATCGCGGTCCCGGAGCCTCACGGCAGCCTGCTCCAGGAGCGGCGCGCGGGCTTCGGCGACGCCGCGGCTCACGGCATCCCCACCCATGTCACCCTGCTGCCGCCCACCGAGGTCGCGGACACCGCGCTGCCCGCCATCGAGGCGCACCTCACCGAGGTCGCCGCGACGGGCCGGCCTTTTCCGATGAAGCTGTCCGGCACCGGCACCTTCCGGCCGCTGTCACCTGTCGTGTTCGTCCAGGTCGCCCAAGGTGCCGAGGCCTGCACGTGGCTCCAGAAGCAGGTCCGTGACGCCTCCGGGCCGGTCGCGCGGGAACTGCAGTTCCCGTACCACCCGCACGTCACGGTGGCCCACGGCATCGACGAGGCGGCCATGGACCGCGCCTTCGAGGAACTCGCCGAGTTCGAGGCCGAGTGGCCGTGCACCGGATTCGCGCTCTACGAGCAGGGGGCCGACGGGGTGTGGCGCAAACTGCGCGAGTTCACCTTCGGTCGCTCGGCCGTGCCGCCCCAGGCCGGCCACGTCGACCGCGGCACCCTGCCCACAAGCCAGCTGTAACGACGGTTACAGCGGCAGCAGCCGGAACACCGCCCGCGGCAGATGCCGCACCGCCGCCATCACCACCCGCAGCGCCCCCGGCACCCACACCGTCTCCGAGCGGCGCCGCAGACCCAGCTCGATCGCCGTCGCGACGGCCTCCGGGGTGGTCGCGAGGGGCGCCTCCTCCAGACCGGCCGTCGCTCTCGACCGCACGAACCCGGGGCGTACGACCATGACGTGCACGCCCGTGCCGTGCAGGGCCTCGCCCAACCCCTGGGCGAAGACGTCGAGGCCCGCCTTGCTGGAGCCGTAGATGAAGTCGGCGCGGCGGGCGCGCTCGCCGGCCACGGAGGAGAGCACGACGAGCGAGCCGTGCCCCTGAGCCTGCAACGCGCGCGCGGACACCAGGCCGGCCGAGACGGCACCTGTGTAGTTGGTCTGCGCTACCCGCACCGCAGCGACTGGTTCGCGCTCGTCGTGGGCCTGGTCGCCGAGGATCCCGAAGGCGAGCAGCACCATGTCGATGTCGCCTTCGGCGAACACCTTGCCGAGCACCGTCTCGTGGGATTCGGGGTCCAGCGCGTCGAAGGCGACGGTGTGGACCTCGGCCCCCAGAGAGCGCAATTGCCTGGCGGCCGACTCCAGGGCGGGGGACGGGCGCCCCGCCAGCCACACCGTGCGGGTGCGTCGGACGACGAGGCGGCGGGCGGTGGCCAGCGCGATCTCGGACGTACCGCCGAGGACGAGCAGGGACTGGGGAATGCCGAAGGCGTCCTTCACGAGCAGCTCCTTGGAGGGCCTGGGATCTTCAGAGGGCTTGGAGAGTCAGACGGCGCGACAGATCCGAGGTGAACACCCCGCGCGGGTCCAGCTCCGCGCGCAGCGCACGGAAGTCGTCGAGGCGCGGGTACATCGCGGTGAGCAGTTCCGGCCGCAGACGGCCGTCCTTGGCCAGGCAGACCCGCCCGCCGGCCATGGCCACCTCCTCGTCCAGTTCGTCGAGAAGGGCGCCGAGACCGGGCAGGCCGGCCGGGATGTCCAGGGCCAGGGTCCAGCCGGGCACCGGGAAGGAGAGCCACCCGGGGTCGGCGTCCCCGAACCGCTTGAGCACGGCGAGAACGGACGGGCACCGCTGCCCGGAGACCCGCCGCACGATCCGGCGCAGGGCCTCCTCCTGGCCCTGTCCGACGACGAACTGGTACTGCACGAGGCCGCCGCGGCCGTAGAGCCGGTTCCAGTGGGGCACAGCGTCGAGGGGGTGGAAGAACGCGGAGATCCTCTGCAGCCGGCCGGTACGCGCGCGGGGCGCCTTCCGGTACCAGAGCTCGTTGAACAGCCCCACGGTCGTGCGGTTGAGAAGTCCCTCGGGGAGGAAGGGAGGCAGGGCCGGGAAGCGCGGGGTCCCGAAGGCCAACGGGTCTCTACGCGCGCGTGTGGCTCCGGCGAGCAGCCCCGGTGTCTCCAGCGCTTCCAGCGGCGCGTGGTCGCCCCGGGTGAGAACCGCCCGCCCGGTCGCGGCTCCGCGGGCCAGCAGGTCGACCCAGGCGACCGAGTATCGGTGCTGGTGATCGGTCACCGTCAGACGGGCCATCAGATCGTCGAGGTCCCGCGCGCGTTCCGTGTCCACCGACATCAGGGACGTCTCGACCGGCTGGAGCTGGACCGTCGCGGTGAGGATCATCCCGGTCAGACCCATGCCGCCGGTGGTCGCGTCGAACAGAGGT
This portion of the Streptomyces canus genome encodes:
- a CDS encoding RNA polymerase sigma factor; this encodes MIARVRAGDPEAYAELVRAHTGLAMRAAAALGAGADAEDVVQQAFVKAYCGLGRFKEGSAFKPWFMSIVANETRNTVRTAARQRTLAGREAAFAEAEPLIPESADPAVAAVEIERRAALGSALEKLSEEHRLVVTYRYLLEMDESETAQALGWPRGTVKSRLNRALRKLGKLLPDVAPREGGDERE
- a CDS encoding FAD-binding protein, yielding MSADTVPVTGWGRTAPTAARLIRPRSYEEAVAAVRGCGARGGIPRGLGRAYGDAAQNAGGAVFDMTGLNRVHAIDAEGGTVLCDAGVSLHRLMEVLLPLGWFVPVTPGTRYVTVGGAIGADIHGRNHHVSGSFSRHVLSFELLTADGEIRTVRRGTPLFDATTGGMGLTGMILTATVQLQPVETSLMSVDTERARDLDDLMARLTVTDHQHRYSVAWVDLLARGAATGRAVLTRGDHAPLEALETPGLLAGATRARRDPLAFGTPRFPALPPFLPEGLLNRTTVGLFNELWYRKAPRARTGRLQRISAFFHPLDAVPHWNRLYGRGGLVQYQFVVGQGQEEALRRIVRRVSGQRCPSVLAVLKRFGDADPGWLSFPVPGWTLALDIPAGLPGLGALLDELDEEVAMAGGRVCLAKDGRLRPELLTAMYPRLDDFRALRAELDPRGVFTSDLSRRLTLQAL
- a CDS encoding glycine hydroxymethyltransferase, whose protein sequence is MSEQQPLSTESTAFRAALDVIRAVEPRVADAIGQEVHDQREMLKLIASENYASPATLLAMGNWFSDKYAEGTVGRRFYAGCRNVDTVESLAAEHAKELFGARHAYVQPHSGIDANLVAFWSVLAQRVEVPALEKAGVRQVNDLSDADWAELRQAFGNQRMLGMSLDAGGHLTHGFRPNISGKMFDQRSYGTDPSTGLVDYDALRASAREFKPLIIVAGYSAYPRLVNFRIMREIADEVGATLMVDMAHFAGLVAGKVLTGDFDPVPHAQIVTTTTHKSLRGPRGGMVLCDDSLKDQVDRGCPMVLGGPLPHVMAAKAVALAEARQPSFQDYAQRIVDNSRALAEGLMRRGATLVTGGTDNHLNLIDVATSYGLTGRQAEAALLESGIVTNRNAIPADPNGAWYTSGIRIGTPALTTRGLGTAEMDEVAGLIDRVLTTTESGTTKSGAPSKAQHVLDPKVADEISHRATDLVAGFPLYPEIDLG
- a CDS encoding decaprenylphospho-beta-D-erythro-pentofuranosid-2-ulose 2-reductase — translated: MKDAFGIPQSLLVLGGTSEIALATARRLVVRRTRTVWLAGRPSPALESAARQLRSLGAEVHTVAFDALDPESHETVLGKVFAEGDIDMVLLAFGILGDQAHDEREPVAAVRVAQTNYTGAVSAGLVSARALQAQGHGSLVVLSSVAGERARRADFIYGSSKAGLDVFAQGLGEALHGTGVHVMVVRPGFVRSRATAGLEEAPLATTPEAVATAIELGLRRRSETVWVPGALRVVMAAVRHLPRAVFRLLPL
- a CDS encoding LLM class flavin-dependent oxidoreductase, with the protein product MNIGLGLPIDDPAQLLTWARRADASPFSTLGLLDRLVYDNPEPLVTLAILAGATSRIRVQTEVLIAPLHNTALLAKQTATLDRLSGGRFTLGIGVGGREDDCLAAGTDLHRRGRRLDEQMTLLRRAWSGEPYGEGIGPLGPTPATPGGPEVLFGGFAPAALERVGRFGDGFLGAALPPSFMSNLFRAAETAWQKHDRAGHPRLVAQANVALGPDDTLDRARRNLRDYYAFSGHVEYMEAGLLTTPRHIREAADAYVGIGADEVMLYCWASDADQVDRLADVLF
- the trpS gene encoding tryptophan--tRNA ligase, producing MASDRPRVLSGIQPTAGSFHLGNYLGAVRQWVALQESHDAFYMVVDLHAITVPQDPKELTGNTRLAAAQLLAAGLDPERCTLFVQSHVPEHAQLAWVMNCLTGFGEASRMTQFKDKSARQGADSASVGLFTYPILQVADILLYQANEVPVGEDQRQHVELTRDLATRFNGRFGETFTIPKPYILKETAKIYDLQDPSIKMSKSASTPKGLINLLDEPKATAKKVKSAVTDTDTVIRYDAENKPGVSNLLTIYSTLTGTGIAELEQQYEGKLYGALKTDLAEIVVEFVTPFRERTQQYLDDPETLDSILAKGAEKARAVAAETLSQTYEKVGFLPAKH
- a CDS encoding 2'-5' RNA ligase family protein, translated to MGTVTIGVSIAVPEPHGSLLQERRAGFGDAAAHGIPTHVTLLPPTEVADTALPAIEAHLTEVAATGRPFPMKLSGTGTFRPLSPVVFVQVAQGAEACTWLQKQVRDASGPVARELQFPYHPHVTVAHGIDEAAMDRAFEELAEFEAEWPCTGFALYEQGADGVWRKLREFTFGRSAVPPQAGHVDRGTLPTSQL